From a region of the Chrysemys picta bellii isolate R12L10 chromosome 7, ASM1138683v2, whole genome shotgun sequence genome:
- the LOC135972902 gene encoding uncharacterized protein LOC135972902 translates to MEPAQITAAIMSTMNTTRIVLEYMQSQDMPRRNPDQARRRLQRGDESDEEIDMDIDLSQGTGTSNVEIMVSLGQVDAVERRFWARETSTDWWDRIVLQVWDDSQWLRNFRMRKGTFMELCDLLSPALKRQDTKMRAALTVEKRVAIALWKLATPDSYRSVGNQFGVGKSTVGAAVIQFARAMKDLVIARVVTLGNVQSIVDGFAEMGFPNCGGAIDGTHIPILSPEHQATDYINRKGYFSMLLQALVDHKGRFTNINVGWPGKVHDARVFRNSALFRKLEEGTFFPDQKVTIGDVEMPIVILGDPAYPLMPWLMKPYTGSLDRSQDLFNYRLSKCRMVVECAFGRLKARWRSLLTRSDLSEKNIPIVIATCCALHNICESKGETFMAGWEVEATRLAADYAQPDTRAVRGAQQGAVRIREALKTSFVTGQATV, encoded by the coding sequence atggagcccgctcagatcaccgcggcaattatgagcactatgaacaccacgcgcattgtcctggagtatatgcagagccaggacatgccaaggcgaaacccggaccaggcgaggaggcgattgcagcgcggcgacgagagtgatgaggaaattgacatggacatagacctctcacaaggcacaggcaccagcaatgtggaaatcatggtgtcactggggcaggttgatgccgtggaacgccgattctgggcccgggaaacaagcacagactggtgggaccgcatcgtgctgcaggtatgggacgattcccagtggctgcgaaactttcgcatgcgtaagggcactttcatggaactttgtgacttgctgtcccctgccctgaaacgccaggataccaagatgagagcagccctcacagttgagaagcgagtggcgatagccctgtggaagcttgcaacgccagacagctaccggtcagtcgggaatcaatttggagtgggcaaatctacagtgggggctgctgtgatccaatttgccagggcaatgaaagacctggtgatagcaagggtagtgactctgggcaacgtgcagtcaatagtggatggttttgctgaaatgggattcccaaactgtggcggggccatagacggaacccatatccctatcttgtcaccggagcaccaagccaccgactacataaaccgcaaggggtacttttcaatgctgctgcaagccctggtggatcacaagggacgtttcaccaacatcaacgtgggatggccgggaaaggtacatgatgctcgcgtcttcaggaactctgctctgtttcgaaagctggaggaagggactttcttcccggaccagaaagtgaccattggggatgttgaaatgcctatcgtgatccttggggacccagcctaccccttaatgccatggctcatgaagccgtacacaggcagcctggacaggagtcaggacctgttcaactacaggctgagcaagtgccgaatggtggtggaatgtgcatttggacgtttaaaagcgcgctggcgcagcttactgactcgctcagacctcagcgaaaagaatatccccattgttattgctacttgctgtgcgctccacaatatctgtgagagtaagggggagacctttatggcggggtgggaggttgaggcaactcgcctggccgctgattacgcgcagccagacaccagggcggttagaggagcacagcagggcgcggtgcgcatcagagaagctttgaaaacgagttttgtgactggccaggctactgtgtga